One Helicobacter suis HS1 genomic window, AGAAAATTTGCTACAACCCTATTTGGCACAAACTAAACCAAAGTGTGTTAAAGTACGCGACTCAAAAAATCCATTTATTTTTAAGGTTTAACATGAACACCCATTTAGCACAATTAATCCAAATTTCTCAATTAGATAAAGACATGCAAGCCCTAGAACCTTTGATCAAAGCCAAACGCGCTGATCTAGATAAAACCATTGCTCTTAAGCATAAAAAACAAGCCGAGCTAACTTTGCTAGAAGAGGAAAAAGTGGCTTTGAATTTACAAATCCATAAAAACGAACAGATGTTACATGAAACCAATATTAAAGTTGATGGTATCCAAAAAAAGATTTCTCAGGTTAAATCTGAGCGCGAACTGCGCTCTTTAGGGATTGAAGAGGACATCACTAAAGAAAGAGCCAACCAAGCCAATAAAGAAATCGAACGGCTGCAAAATGAAATTGAGCATAAAAATAAACAACAAGAATCAATTAGTACCGCTTTATTAGAACTAGAACAACAAGTTGGAGAACTAGAAAAAAAGGTAGAAACAGACACCGCAGAGCTCAAGGCGCGC contains:
- a CDS encoding zinc ribbon domain-containing protein, whose translation is MNTHLAQLIQISQLDKDMQALEPLIKAKRADLDKTIALKHKKQAELTLLEEEKVALNLQIHKNEQMLHETNIKVDGIQKKISQVKSERELRSLGIEEDITKERANQANKEIERLQNEIEHKNKQQESISTALLELEQQVGELEKKVETDTAELKARQQQILQQKQELTLKMDHKLIAFYERIRRWAGNTCVVSVKKQACGGCFIRINDRTYAEILNSSDILTCPHCGRILYVDSQTQEPVKIS